One stretch of Clavelina lepadiformis chromosome 6, kaClaLepa1.1, whole genome shotgun sequence DNA includes these proteins:
- the LOC143462118 gene encoding mediator of RNA polymerase II transcription subunit 29-like — MKRIRIQGVAGISPNQNPTVNVVQRPPGIVNPVTIHPSSMRMQRPPQQQQQPSAQPEPYDPIAQVKVILPQLKESLVNLMTVGSKNFAGNRAVDDMQKGLDSSNIPPFNKCLENFYTLCDQLEIQLNLGQQQLSQTLVGIHNTPLMTGSIKSDVKDPQVYANYVNIVENQVRCTKEIHELLANCCRTLSEQQVKYPTG; from the exons ATGAAACGAATCAGAATACAAGGTGTAGCTGGTATCAGCCCGAACCAAAATCCAACTGTTAACGTGG TGCAACGGCCACCAGGCATTGTTAATCCGGTGACAATTCATCCATCCAGTATGCGCATGCAGCGACCTCCACAACAACAGCAGCAACCATCCGCCCAACCGGAACCATATGATCCCATTGCTCAAGTGAAAGTAATTCTTCCACAATTAAAAGAATCGTTAGtt aaCTTAATGACTGTTGGAAGCAAGAATTTTGCAGGTAACAGGGCAGTTGATGATATGCA GAAAGGATTGGATAGCAGCAACATACCTCCTTTTAACAAATGCTTGGAAAACTTCTACACTTTGTGTGATCAGCTTGAAATTCAACTAAACCTTGGCCAACAACAGCTTTCTCAAACTTTAGTTGGCATACACAACACTCCTCTTATGACTGGTAGCATAAAGTCAGATGTCAAAGACCCTCAG GTTTATGCAAATTACGTGAATATTGTTGAGAATCAGGTTCGCTGTACAAAGGAGATCCATGAACTTTTAGCAAATTGTTGTAGAACATTATCTGAGCAACAGGTGAAATATCCAACTGGTTGA
- the LOC143462119 gene encoding calcineurin subunit B type 2 has translation MGNDLTMPMEMCSHFDPDEIARLGKRFRKLDLDNSGSLSIDEFMSLPELQQNPLVQRVIEIFDQDGNGEVDFREFIEGVSQFSVKGDKQSKLKFAFRIYDIDNDGFISNGELFQVLKMMVGNNLKDQQLQQIVDKTIIYADKDGDGKISFDEFASVVSSLDVHKKMVVDV, from the exons ATG GGAAATGATCTTACAATGCCAATGGAAATGTGCTCTCATT TCGACCCAGATGAGATAGCACGGCTCGGAAAGCGATTTCGTAAGCTTGATTTAGACAACTCTGGATCGTTAAGCATTGATGAATTTATGAGTCTTCCAGAACTTCAGCAAAACCCTCTTGTGCAACGtgttattgaaatatttgaccAAGATGGAAATGGAGAAGTGGATTTTAGAG AGTTTATTGAAGGAGTTTCCCAATTTAGTGTTAAAGGAGATAAACAGTCAAAGCTTAAGT TTGCATTTCGAATATATGATATTGATAACGACGGGTTTATCTCAAACGGTGAGTTAtttcaagttttgaaaatgatgGTCGGAAATAATCTGAAAGATCAACAACTTCAACAGATTGTTGATAAAACAATAATCTATGCAGATAAAGATGGCGATGGGAAAATATCTTTTGATGAGTTCGCATCA GTTGTTTCTTCACTGGATGTGCACAAGAAGATGGTGGTTGATGTATGA
- the LOC143462167 gene encoding uncharacterized protein LOC143462167, whose product MAAVKDGYLQKYSSGIFKGWKRKYFVLYNDGHFVIFDYKGGTRAASYLVSRDCRDIQVGAGIQAKVPHLPNGQSIDCVFLFIARDKRFLLLADNRRELDSWMQALNNCRATSSSGATSTGYPAMPIQPQYPSTSSHPGVIGAPGGSVGYNNFPAAPPNNMPYYNQPSGLPAQPPPYTGPQQGNATLGFENLTLGSSHQNPPYPSQTAPGYQQPPQPPTQGYPANIQQPSYPYGQPMQPYSGAPCQHPPGGYPAQAYPQPAAYGQPSSHYYSQPQQTQVYAQPHKSGGSGLGGLGGILTGGGLGAALGGVGKTGKKHKKLLGGTAAALAGGYVLHKATRRGSWGSWGSGCSFGSFGSFGSCGS is encoded by the exons ATGGCGGCTGTTAAAGATGGGtacttacaaaaatatt CATCAGGAATTTTCAAAGGATGGAAAAGAAAATACTTTGTTCTTTACAATGACGgacattttgttatatttgatTACAAAGGCGGTACAAGAGCAGCAAGCTACTTAGTTTCTCGAGATTGTAGAGATATACAG GTTGGAGCAGGGATTCAGGCCAAGGTGCCCCATCTGCCGAATGGTCAATCAATCGACTgtgtatttctgtttattgcACGAGATAAAAGATTTCTTTTGTTAGCCGACAATCGAAGAGAGTTGGA CTCATGGATGCAGGCCTTGAATAACTGTAGAGCAACGAGCAGTTCCGGGGCTACCAGTACTGGATATCCTGCCATGCCTATTCAACCCCAGTATCCCTCCACTTCATCACACCCAGGGGTCATTGGTGCCCCAGGTGGTTCAGTGGGATATAATAATTTTCCTGCTGCTCCACCGAATAACATGCCTTACTACAACCAACCCTCTGGGCTTCCTGCACAGCCCCCACCATATACTGGTCCTCAACAAGGCAACGCCACACTTGGATTTGAAAACCTAACCCTTGGCTCATCTCATCAAAACCCACCTTACCCATCACAAACAGCACCTGGTTATCAGCAACCTCCTCAACCCCCAACTCAAGGGTATCCAGCTAATATCCAGCAGCCTAGCTATCCCTATGGTCAGCCAATGCAGCCATATTCAGGGGCGCCCTGTCAACACCCTCCTGGTGGCTATCCAGCGCAGGCTTATCCCCAGCCTGCTGCGTATGGTCAACCCAGTAGCCACTACTACAGTCAGCCTCAGCAAACTCAGGTTTATGCTCAGCCCCACAAATCTGGTGGTAGTGGGCTTGGTGGGTTAGGTGGTATATTAACAGGTGGCGGTTTAGGTGCTGCATTAGGAGGTGTAGGGAAGACAGGAAAAAAGCACAAGAAACTGCTTGGCGGAACCGCAGCTGCACTTGCAGGTGGGTACGTTCTTCACAAAGCCACAAGACGGGGATCGTGGGGGTCCTGGGGCAGTGGTTGCAGCTTTGGAAGTTTTGGAAGCTTTGGTTCCTGTGGCAGCTAG
- the LOC143462166 gene encoding uncharacterized protein LOC143462166 isoform X2 — translation MDVPRNMTGLYLGGFIQEGYLPPKERRSTIPPTLYRGHVVKLARAPNSNPHRSSVGRYPMHSLNAGFIGLKVPIKDQMYFKPPDERKRNHVRGKWTNYPMSIEIRKIAGYGTSGSYLAECVLGGINVPNAVEDNFQAIESRVGSSLMGVAPAYRDKEEERFYQAMYDEIRQVVANQEDAMLTSRHKLKRILLNDSENSIRPDIVSPAHEQRRVNTSYGFANKPHAHLPAALIKRPHTTVPTKDVKRGSLLLPVPVVPKRAWGERQSPDTALDRLGSVSPWLPRISTSSPFYLKGRQTLEKETRWNSPEPLPPSLNVSGNFGVSAADRVNRLLNAAVEEESIPTTDQNYLNNESEKSPGVTPRVPFTDSSLTAPHSSLSVVVPASYQEPPSLPQTPLPLTPNPLPPAPESSPAPGIHEMMSEKKSIKSPREKKMQKFAKITPKVTTMQFTPQEDRINDLGLVTS, via the exons ATGGATGTACCAAGGAACATGACTGGTCTCTATCTCGGAGGG TTTATTCAAGAAGGTTATTTGCCTCCAAAAGAAAGGAGATCAACAATTCCACCAACGCTATATAGGGGTCATGTTGTAAAGTTAGCTCGTGCTCCCAACTCTAATCCACATCGC AGCTCAGTTGGAAGGTATCCAATGCACTCTTTAAATGCTGGTTTCATTGGCTTAAAAGTTCCAATCAAAGATCAAATG tattttaaaCCTCCAGATGAACGAAAACGTAATCATGTGAGGGGCAAATGGACAAATTATCCAATGTCTATAGAAATTCGAAAGATTGCTGG GTATGGTACATCTGGAAGTTATCTAGCTGAATGTGTTCTCGGTGGTATAAATGTTCCAAATGCTGTGGAAGATAACTTTCAAGCTATTGAAAGTCGGGTTGGCAGTAGCCTCATGGGT GTTGCACCTGCGTATCGGGACAAAGAAGAAGAGCGATTTTATCAAGCAATGTATGATGAAATTAGACAAGTGGTTGCAAATCAGGAAGATGCAATGTTGACAAGTCGGCACAAATTGAAAAGAATCCTTCTAAACGATTCTGAAAATAGCATTCGTCCCGACAT AGTAAGTCCTGCCCACGAACAAAGAAGGGTAAACACGTCATATGGTTTTGCCAACAAACCTCATGCGCATCTACCAGCAGCATTGATTAAAAGACCCCACACTACTGTGCCAACAAAAGATGTAAAACGTGGATCACTTCTTCTGCCGGTACCTGTTGTACCAAAACGAGCTTGGGGTGAGAGGCAATCTCCAGATACGGCTTTGGATCGTTTGGGATCAGTGAGTCCATGGCTTCCTCGTATTTCAACTTCTTCACCATTTTACCTGAAAGGTCGACAAACATTGG AGAAAGAAACTCGATGGAATAGCCCAGAGCCTTTACCGCCTAGTTTAAATGTAAGCGGCAACTTTGGTGTTAGCGCTGCAGATAGAGTCAATAGACTGTTAAATGCAGCCGTTGAG GAAGAATCCATACCAACCACTGACCAAAATTATCTCAACAACGAATCAGAAAAGTCTCCAG gCGTTACCCCACGGGTCCCATTTACAGATTCATCTTTAACTGCTCCCCATTCTTCGCTGTCTGTGGTAGTTCCGGCATCATATCAGGAGCCTCCATCATTACCACAGACTCCTCTTCCTTTAACTCCAAATCCCCTTCCCCCTGCTCCGGAATCATCCCCAGCACCAGGCATCCATGAAATGATGAGTGAGAAGAAGAGTATAAAAAGTCCCAGGGAAAAAAAGATGCAAAAATTTGCGAAAATTACTCCGAAAGTAACTACCATGCAGTTTACTCCTCAAGAAGATCGCATAAATGACCTCGGTTTAG TTACAAGCTGA
- the LOC143462166 gene encoding uncharacterized protein LOC143462166 isoform X1: MDVPRNMTGLYLGGFIQEGYLPPKERRSTIPPTLYRGHVVKLARAPNSNPHRSSVGRYPMHSLNAGFIGLKVPIKDQMYFKPPDERKRNHVRGKWTNYPMSIEIRKIAGYGTSGSYLAECVLGGINVPNAVEDNFQAIESRVGSSLMGVAPAYRDKEEERFYQAMYDEIRQVVANQEDAMLTSRHKLKRILLNDSENSIRPDIVSPAHEQRRVNTSYGFANKPHAHLPAALIKRPHTTVPTKDVKRGSLLLPVPVVPKRAWGERQSPDTALDRLGSVSPWLPRISTSSPFYLKGRQTLEKETRWNSPEPLPPSLNVSGNFGVSAADRVNRLLNAAVEEESIPTTDQNYLNNESEKSPGVTPRVPFTDSSLTAPHSSLSVVVPASYQEPPSLPQTPLPLTPNPLPPAPESSPAPGIHEMMSEKKSIKSPREKKMQKFAKITPKVTTMQFTPQEDRINDLGLEIKIQKYSLLCDKT, translated from the exons ATGGATGTACCAAGGAACATGACTGGTCTCTATCTCGGAGGG TTTATTCAAGAAGGTTATTTGCCTCCAAAAGAAAGGAGATCAACAATTCCACCAACGCTATATAGGGGTCATGTTGTAAAGTTAGCTCGTGCTCCCAACTCTAATCCACATCGC AGCTCAGTTGGAAGGTATCCAATGCACTCTTTAAATGCTGGTTTCATTGGCTTAAAAGTTCCAATCAAAGATCAAATG tattttaaaCCTCCAGATGAACGAAAACGTAATCATGTGAGGGGCAAATGGACAAATTATCCAATGTCTATAGAAATTCGAAAGATTGCTGG GTATGGTACATCTGGAAGTTATCTAGCTGAATGTGTTCTCGGTGGTATAAATGTTCCAAATGCTGTGGAAGATAACTTTCAAGCTATTGAAAGTCGGGTTGGCAGTAGCCTCATGGGT GTTGCACCTGCGTATCGGGACAAAGAAGAAGAGCGATTTTATCAAGCAATGTATGATGAAATTAGACAAGTGGTTGCAAATCAGGAAGATGCAATGTTGACAAGTCGGCACAAATTGAAAAGAATCCTTCTAAACGATTCTGAAAATAGCATTCGTCCCGACAT AGTAAGTCCTGCCCACGAACAAAGAAGGGTAAACACGTCATATGGTTTTGCCAACAAACCTCATGCGCATCTACCAGCAGCATTGATTAAAAGACCCCACACTACTGTGCCAACAAAAGATGTAAAACGTGGATCACTTCTTCTGCCGGTACCTGTTGTACCAAAACGAGCTTGGGGTGAGAGGCAATCTCCAGATACGGCTTTGGATCGTTTGGGATCAGTGAGTCCATGGCTTCCTCGTATTTCAACTTCTTCACCATTTTACCTGAAAGGTCGACAAACATTGG AGAAAGAAACTCGATGGAATAGCCCAGAGCCTTTACCGCCTAGTTTAAATGTAAGCGGCAACTTTGGTGTTAGCGCTGCAGATAGAGTCAATAGACTGTTAAATGCAGCCGTTGAG GAAGAATCCATACCAACCACTGACCAAAATTATCTCAACAACGAATCAGAAAAGTCTCCAG gCGTTACCCCACGGGTCCCATTTACAGATTCATCTTTAACTGCTCCCCATTCTTCGCTGTCTGTGGTAGTTCCGGCATCATATCAGGAGCCTCCATCATTACCACAGACTCCTCTTCCTTTAACTCCAAATCCCCTTCCCCCTGCTCCGGAATCATCCCCAGCACCAGGCATCCATGAAATGATGAGTGAGAAGAAGAGTATAAAAAGTCCCAGGGAAAAAAAGATGCAAAAATTTGCGAAAATTACTCCGAAAGTAACTACCATGCAGTTTACTCCTCAAGAAGATCGCATAAATGACCTCGGTTTAG AGATCAAGATTCAGAAGTATTCATTGCTGTGCGACAAGACTTAG
- the LOC143462166 gene encoding uncharacterized protein LOC143462166 isoform X3 — protein MHSLNAGFIGLKVPIKDQMYFKPPDERKRNHVRGKWTNYPMSIEIRKIAGYGTSGSYLAECVLGGINVPNAVEDNFQAIESRVGSSLMGVAPAYRDKEEERFYQAMYDEIRQVVANQEDAMLTSRHKLKRILLNDSENSIRPDIVSPAHEQRRVNTSYGFANKPHAHLPAALIKRPHTTVPTKDVKRGSLLLPVPVVPKRAWGERQSPDTALDRLGSVSPWLPRISTSSPFYLKGRQTLEKETRWNSPEPLPPSLNVSGNFGVSAADRVNRLLNAAVEEESIPTTDQNYLNNESEKSPGVTPRVPFTDSSLTAPHSSLSVVVPASYQEPPSLPQTPLPLTPNPLPPAPESSPAPGIHEMMSEKKSIKSPREKKMQKFAKITPKVTTMQFTPQEDRINDLGLEIKIQKYSLLCDKT, from the exons ATGCACTCTTTAAATGCTGGTTTCATTGGCTTAAAAGTTCCAATCAAAGATCAAATG tattttaaaCCTCCAGATGAACGAAAACGTAATCATGTGAGGGGCAAATGGACAAATTATCCAATGTCTATAGAAATTCGAAAGATTGCTGG GTATGGTACATCTGGAAGTTATCTAGCTGAATGTGTTCTCGGTGGTATAAATGTTCCAAATGCTGTGGAAGATAACTTTCAAGCTATTGAAAGTCGGGTTGGCAGTAGCCTCATGGGT GTTGCACCTGCGTATCGGGACAAAGAAGAAGAGCGATTTTATCAAGCAATGTATGATGAAATTAGACAAGTGGTTGCAAATCAGGAAGATGCAATGTTGACAAGTCGGCACAAATTGAAAAGAATCCTTCTAAACGATTCTGAAAATAGCATTCGTCCCGACAT AGTAAGTCCTGCCCACGAACAAAGAAGGGTAAACACGTCATATGGTTTTGCCAACAAACCTCATGCGCATCTACCAGCAGCATTGATTAAAAGACCCCACACTACTGTGCCAACAAAAGATGTAAAACGTGGATCACTTCTTCTGCCGGTACCTGTTGTACCAAAACGAGCTTGGGGTGAGAGGCAATCTCCAGATACGGCTTTGGATCGTTTGGGATCAGTGAGTCCATGGCTTCCTCGTATTTCAACTTCTTCACCATTTTACCTGAAAGGTCGACAAACATTGG AGAAAGAAACTCGATGGAATAGCCCAGAGCCTTTACCGCCTAGTTTAAATGTAAGCGGCAACTTTGGTGTTAGCGCTGCAGATAGAGTCAATAGACTGTTAAATGCAGCCGTTGAG GAAGAATCCATACCAACCACTGACCAAAATTATCTCAACAACGAATCAGAAAAGTCTCCAG gCGTTACCCCACGGGTCCCATTTACAGATTCATCTTTAACTGCTCCCCATTCTTCGCTGTCTGTGGTAGTTCCGGCATCATATCAGGAGCCTCCATCATTACCACAGACTCCTCTTCCTTTAACTCCAAATCCCCTTCCCCCTGCTCCGGAATCATCCCCAGCACCAGGCATCCATGAAATGATGAGTGAGAAGAAGAGTATAAAAAGTCCCAGGGAAAAAAAGATGCAAAAATTTGCGAAAATTACTCCGAAAGTAACTACCATGCAGTTTACTCCTCAAGAAGATCGCATAAATGACCTCGGTTTAG AGATCAAGATTCAGAAGTATTCATTGCTGTGCGACAAGACTTAG
- the LOC143462166 gene encoding uncharacterized protein LOC143462166 isoform X4 translates to MSIEIRKIAGYGTSGSYLAECVLGGINVPNAVEDNFQAIESRVGSSLMGVAPAYRDKEEERFYQAMYDEIRQVVANQEDAMLTSRHKLKRILLNDSENSIRPDIVSPAHEQRRVNTSYGFANKPHAHLPAALIKRPHTTVPTKDVKRGSLLLPVPVVPKRAWGERQSPDTALDRLGSVSPWLPRISTSSPFYLKGRQTLEKETRWNSPEPLPPSLNVSGNFGVSAADRVNRLLNAAVEEESIPTTDQNYLNNESEKSPGVTPRVPFTDSSLTAPHSSLSVVVPASYQEPPSLPQTPLPLTPNPLPPAPESSPAPGIHEMMSEKKSIKSPREKKMQKFAKITPKVTTMQFTPQEDRINDLGLEIKIQKYSLLCDKT, encoded by the exons ATGTCTATAGAAATTCGAAAGATTGCTGG GTATGGTACATCTGGAAGTTATCTAGCTGAATGTGTTCTCGGTGGTATAAATGTTCCAAATGCTGTGGAAGATAACTTTCAAGCTATTGAAAGTCGGGTTGGCAGTAGCCTCATGGGT GTTGCACCTGCGTATCGGGACAAAGAAGAAGAGCGATTTTATCAAGCAATGTATGATGAAATTAGACAAGTGGTTGCAAATCAGGAAGATGCAATGTTGACAAGTCGGCACAAATTGAAAAGAATCCTTCTAAACGATTCTGAAAATAGCATTCGTCCCGACAT AGTAAGTCCTGCCCACGAACAAAGAAGGGTAAACACGTCATATGGTTTTGCCAACAAACCTCATGCGCATCTACCAGCAGCATTGATTAAAAGACCCCACACTACTGTGCCAACAAAAGATGTAAAACGTGGATCACTTCTTCTGCCGGTACCTGTTGTACCAAAACGAGCTTGGGGTGAGAGGCAATCTCCAGATACGGCTTTGGATCGTTTGGGATCAGTGAGTCCATGGCTTCCTCGTATTTCAACTTCTTCACCATTTTACCTGAAAGGTCGACAAACATTGG AGAAAGAAACTCGATGGAATAGCCCAGAGCCTTTACCGCCTAGTTTAAATGTAAGCGGCAACTTTGGTGTTAGCGCTGCAGATAGAGTCAATAGACTGTTAAATGCAGCCGTTGAG GAAGAATCCATACCAACCACTGACCAAAATTATCTCAACAACGAATCAGAAAAGTCTCCAG gCGTTACCCCACGGGTCCCATTTACAGATTCATCTTTAACTGCTCCCCATTCTTCGCTGTCTGTGGTAGTTCCGGCATCATATCAGGAGCCTCCATCATTACCACAGACTCCTCTTCCTTTAACTCCAAATCCCCTTCCCCCTGCTCCGGAATCATCCCCAGCACCAGGCATCCATGAAATGATGAGTGAGAAGAAGAGTATAAAAAGTCCCAGGGAAAAAAAGATGCAAAAATTTGCGAAAATTACTCCGAAAGTAACTACCATGCAGTTTACTCCTCAAGAAGATCGCATAAATGACCTCGGTTTAG AGATCAAGATTCAGAAGTATTCATTGCTGTGCGACAAGACTTAG
- the LOC143462720 gene encoding uncharacterized protein LOC143462720, protein MDVVNLCDKQSKILYDHLKNAASDIKHLLDLQQDVSNMEQSDKENTGTDSVVESILSATSKDGITSLGHDTYHGDATKPFDCETPLVKEDNFRKSLLQDQRSSTPKSLPHAPPRKLRQCLDLTDRFNVVDKSCKDSVRLWSAESRPVALAPSQESSAGDFCHVETVLPRSCVKLSSKVLNNKLGCIDDDELSDGSQSHTVFTIAKLVSNLNAEKKKSKGLQERITILENELSAAKIELELELARREEHNAGQLSTLIEEIYKAQKERESAVLARLKLATQERDEALLRAKAFEKDARINNCHDGKDNSLIDKNLKELLHSVCEADSGRAIDKYGKSILSHVTKLKEERDRITKEEMEVVMRERDSAVHKCHVLSGQLQDYKESKKNTPEKHQLQSLRVKVLTAQQERDSALQKLSDAHDEIETLRIYYSLHKALVQNGMLAIGQAECDDASRLAEALRVAHEHNRMQEANVRRKEADIRRVTEKNERLEQLVTSLKKKVNLLTERSSRSIQEFSGSENTPRC, encoded by the exons ATGGATGTAGTAAATTTATGTGATAAGCAATCTAAGATTTTGTATGATCATTTGAAAAATGCTGCAAGTGACATAAAGCATTTGCTAGACCTCCAACAAGACGTTTCCAATAT GGAGCAAAGTGACAAAGAAAATACTGGCACTGATTCTGTTGTTGAAAGCATCTTGTCAGCAACATCAAAGGATGGCATCACAAGTTTAGGTCATGACACTTACCATGGTGATGCAACAAAACCATTTGATTGTGAAACTCCTCTTGTAAAAGAAGATAATTTTCGAAAAAGTTTGTTGCAAGACCAGAGAAGTAGTACTCCAAAGTCATTACCACATGCACCACCTCGTAAACTCAGACAATGCCTTGATCTTACTGACCGGTTCAATGTAGTTGACAAAAGCTGCAAAGACTCAGTGAGGTTATGGAGTGCTGAATCAAG ACCTGTTGCACTAGCCCCATCTCAGGAAAGTAGTGCTGGAGATTTTTGCCATGTGGAAACTGTCCTTCCTAGAAGTTGTGTTAAACTTTCT AGCAAAGTGTTGAACAATAAGCTGGGTTGTATCGACGATGATGAGTTATCGGATGGTTCACAATCACATACTGTGTTTACCATTGCAAAGTTAGTTTCCAATCTCAATGCCGAAAAGAAGAAAAGCAAAGGA CTTCAGGAACGGATAacaattttggaaaatgaACTCTCTGCTGCTAAAATTGAACTTGAATTAGAGTTAGCAAGACGTGAAGAACATAATGCTGGACAGCTTTCAA CTTTAATAGAAGAAATATATAAAGCACAAAAAGAGAGAGAAAGTGCTGTGCTTGCTAGGCTCAAATTAGCAACGCAGGAAAGAGATGAAGCCTTGCTACGGGCGAAAGCTTTTGAAAAAGATGCAAG GATAAACAACTGTCATGATGGGAAGGACAATTCTCTTATTGACAAG AACTTAAAAGAATTGCTGCATTCTGTTTGTGAAGCTGACTCGGGGCGGGCAATTGACAAATATGGTAAAAGTATACTATCACATGTCACTAAGTTAAAGGAAGAACGAGATCGAATAACTAAAGAAGAAATGGAGGTGGTGATGCGTGAGAGAGACAGTGCCGTTCACAAG TGCCATGTGTTATCTGGACAGTTGCAAGATTATAAAGaatcaaagaaaaacacaCCAGAAAAGCACCAGCTACAGTCATTGAGG gTAAAGGTTCTCACAGCTCAGCAAGAAAGAGATTCTGCTCTTCAGAAGCTATCTGATGCCCATGATGAAATTGAAACTCTTAGGATTTATTACAG tttgcacaAAGCTTTGGTCCAAAATGGAATGCTTGCTATTGGCCAAGCAGAATGTGATGATGCCTCAAGACTAGCTGAGGCACTGCGAGTGGCTCATGAGCACAACAGAATGCAAGAAGCTAATGTTAGAAGAAAGGAAGCAGATATCAGAAGAGTAACCGAAAAAAACGAAAG GTTGGAACAGTTGGTCACATCCCTGAAGAAAAAGGTAAATCTTCTGACTGAAAGATCATCGAGGAGTATTCAAGAATTTAGTGGCAGTGAGAATACTCCACGTTGTTAA
- the LOC143462721 gene encoding organic solute transporter subunit alpha-like translates to MQLSSQLKNVDNLDNCTHDSPPNITALFKDITKKQVILLSVCGFLFVVTAVVFVLDSIFIRRRQSKFQRYFWHILYIQGTYIIYSAVSMISLISPTSSLLAELVFSVYIAFTLKELMSLILRITKMELNSNDMPEESVSLAVTPIACCCCCICPNIKVNNEAIFYAQEIAFVCEIYQATILRPLLTFVQAVLWTNGYFSTSAGFKLVELLNGFSVITAMYFLALLYSSFQKLLSQYQIQVRFVGIQLVMLIVSVQQNLLGLLAQKNIIRCEDPFNSVVRATEFHHTLVVGEMLLILLCSCLIQRRKNDVFLFTNEERSPLLHDFS, encoded by the exons atgcaGCTCTCTTCACAGCTTAAGAATGTGGACAACTTGGATAATTGTACACACGATAGCCCCCCCAACATCACTGCATTATTTAAAG ATATTACAAAAAAGCAAGTCATTCTTCTATCAGTATGTGGGTTCTTGTTTGTTGTAACAGCAGTTGTATTTGTTTTGGACAGTATTTTTATAAGACGTAGACaatcaaaatttcaaagatatttctggcatatattatatatacag GGGACGTATATCATATATTCTGCGGTGTCGATGATTTCATTAATATCACCTACATCAAGCTTACTAGCTGAGCTAGTATTTTCAGT ATATATAGCTTTCACCTTGAAGGAACTTATGTCCTTAATTCTACGAATAACAAAAATGGAACTTAACAGTAACGATATGCCAGAGGAGAGTGTATCACTTGCTGTAACCCCTATTGCTTGCTGCTGTTGTTGCATCTGTCCAAACATAAAAGTGAACAA TGAAGCAATTTTTTATGCACAGGaaattgcttttgtttgtgaaatttaCCAGGCAACCATTTTGCGCCCTCTTCTCACGTTTGTTCAAGCTGTGCTTTGGACAAATGGATATTTTTCA ACATCTGCAGGATTTAAACTTGTGGAACTGCTCAATGGATTTAGTGTTATCACtgcaatgtactttttagctTTACTGTATtccagttttcaaaaattattgtcACAGTATCAGATCCAAGTCAGATTTGTTGGCATACAG TTGGTCATGCTAATTGTAAGTGTACAGCAAAATCTGCTAGGACTTTTagcacaaaaaaatattattcgTTGTGAAGACCCATTCAATTCTGTTGTAAGAGCTACAG agTTTCATCACACATTAGTTGTGGGAGAGATGTTACTAATTCTTCTGTGTTCTTGTCTAATTCAAAGGAGAAAAAACGATGTTTTCCTGTTTACTAATGAGGAAAGATCACCACTGTTACATGATTTTTCTTAA